In one window of Arachis ipaensis cultivar K30076 chromosome B06, Araip1.1, whole genome shotgun sequence DNA:
- the LOC107648477 gene encoding uncharacterized protein LOC107648477 — protein sequence MPRSIHRATTTYSTLLWSSPSPLPSSSVLAADLCPSPSFLAPLSPSFIRSIPLLSSSRSLSASVRRRSLCRRRGTRGHGRSHSSAASSLAGNERWRGSQRVERRRQHRGAPSPPSSSTSRVPMQSQPQETSSAYYILQQYTASGGQKLQNSIRNAYAM from the exons ATGCCCCGCTCTATCCACAGAGCCACCACCACCTACTCCACTCTTCTCTGGTCTTCGCCGTCGCCGTTGCCGTCCAGCTCAGTTCTCGCTGCCGATCTCTGCCCATCACCCTCGTTCTTAGCTCCTCTCTCCCCGTCGTTCATTCGCAGTATCCCTCTTCTCTCTTCGAGTCGTTCGTTATCAGCCTCAGTACGCCGTCGTTCTCTCTGCCGTCGTCGTGGCACCCGCGGGCATGGTCGTTCTCACTCCTCAGCGGCGTCATCCTTAGCAGGCAACGAGCGATGGCGTGGATCTCAGCGAGTTGAGCGTCGTCGTCAGCACCGTGGTGCTCCCTCTCCCCCTTCATCCTCCACTTCCAGAGTTCCAATGCAGTCTCAGCCTCAG GAAACTTCATCTGCTTATTATATATTGCAGCAGTATACTGCCTCTGGAGGGCAGAAGTTGCAGAACtcaataagaaatgcatatgcaATGTGA